CGATGAATTCAAAAGCAAAACATTTAGTTCCAAAAGTAAATCTGGAAATGGTCAGGCTGAAGGCATAAAACATAGGGTGGAGCCTGGTGGTGCAGAGTACAATTATGCGTCAGCCGCAAAGGGAGCCAAGGTCTTGGCTTTTAACAAGGAAGCTAAGGGTGCCTCTAATATCTTAGGCAAAGACAAAGACAAGTACCTTCGCAATCCATGTTCTGCAGAAGAAAAGTTTGTCGATATAGAGCTTTCCGAAGAAACCTTAGTAGATTCAATTGAAATAGCTAATCTTGAGCACTATTCATCTAATTTAAAAGATTTTGAGGTGCTTGGCAGTTTGGCTTATCCAACTAATGAATGGGTCTTTCTTGGGAATGGTACTGCTGCAAATAATAAACTTGTACAAAGGTTTGTTCTTCAGCAACCCAAGTGGGTGAGATATATTAAGTTGAAACTTTTGAGCCATTATGGTTCAGAATTCTACTGCACGCTTAGTAGTATTGAACTCTATGGAGTGGATGCTGTTGAGCGAATGCTTGAGGATTTGATTTCTGTTGAAGGCGGCTCGTTTGTTACTTCGGGAGCAGCAGCTGACCAGAAACCTGTGCCCTCCCACCCGGACTCCCCTGAGGGTGAGGAATTGTGTCCTGATATGGTTAAGGAATTGGAACCCCAAGATGCAGCTGGAGGGTCTGAAGTGAATAATAATATGATGAATAGTGAAGTGCCTGATCCTGTCAAAGAAGTTCATCAACAAGTTAATAGGATGCCTGGggacactgttctaaaaattttaaTGCAGAAAGTTCGTTCATTAGATTTTAGTTTATCAGTTCTGGAGCGATACCTGGAGGAATCAACTTCAAAATATGGCAGTATTTTCGGAGAATTTGACAAAGATTTGGGAGAGAAAGATATAGATTTAAAGAAGATCAGAGAAGACATAAGAAATCTTGTTCAAAGCCAGCAAGTCATTGTATGTGAAACTTCTACGTTGTAGAATTTTGACTAGTACTAGATTTATTATGCTTCGTGTTAATATTGGTATTATCTTTCTTTATTGGTAGCATTATGCATTTTACTTTTCTAATGGTTTATTGTCCTCGCAGGCTAATGATGTTGACAATCTTATATCTTGGCAGTCCCTAGTTACCATGCAATTGGATAATCTAGTCAGGGACAATGCTATCCTCAggtcagaattttttttttcttgaatatttCTTTCCTGAATCCGTGCAGTGTTGAGCTGACAGAGTAACAGTTTTTATTTAAAAGCCAAAAGTACACAAAATGAACAAGAAGTCCACCAGTACAACCAAGAGAAAACAGAATCAGCCTTACGCTGAAAGAAATACGACAAGACCAAACCTGATCTCCAATCTGATAAAATATTAGAGAAGGAATACTCTTTAAACTCTAAAGCACTAATTGCCCACATGGAAGCCCAAAAATGAACCTTATCCCACAAACAGTCAATTCATCAACAGGCTCATCCTAAGAAATCCACTTGTTTTGCTCTGCCCATAAAACCCACAAGACTAGCACTTCTCTAAAGTTTTCAGAAAACTCTGTTTTGAATCTGTATACATCTTTAGACATTAAACAGTAATTCTTTTAGTTTGAAGTAAATATTCAATGGGAATCGCCCAAGtaatattcaatttaaattagTCAAGTAATATTCAGTGTGAATTAGTCTTGAGTGTGATAATTATTTTTGAAGCACGTTAATTTATATACAAGGGGGAGGCAACCTTGTGTTTGTTTTCAATTGTGTTTTTCACCAAATATATGCAAGTGGAAgcaaccaaaagaaaagatttATATATTATTGCAGATGAGTACTTGTTATGACAGCTAATAaaatttgttgttgattttgcaGATCTGAGGTTGAAGGGGTGAGGGAGAAGCAGGCATCTGTAGATAATAAGGGTGTCATAATATTTCTTATATGCATAATTTTTTCATTGTTAGCTCTTGTGAGGCTTTTCACAGAAATGGCAGTTAGTGTTTGTATGATGGCATCGAGTGTTGATACGACGACAGAAAAGTCGAGGAAGTTTTGTTGGACGAGTTCTTCGTCCTGGATTTTTTTGCTTGTGAGCTGTATCCTTGTCCTATTTATATTATCATTATAATCTTTGGAGCTTTTCGGCATTCTTTGCTTGTGTTAATTCCTTTTACTACTTCTTTGTAATGCATCCAACATTACATTTGATACGTGTTGGGTGAGTGTGATTTGTAGGCGAACGTCGATTAGCAACACCAACCAACGCCGCATAGGCGCATAACAGCTTTTCTTTTATGCTTCTTATGGATTACATTCTCTGTGTATtgttgtgttcctttcaagtgcaaatataaagatagtataatggcacacgtaagggtgtcgaaccacagAGATTGATTAGACCTCTACAAATTACTAACTTTatgtgaaccctaactaaacaatgaaactaacaaattgagtttggattttgatttgagaagtaaagtaacttaaaatgcaagagaatgtaaatatgaataatagAATGTGCATAAACGATAGGAATGGAACTAGGGATAccgatttcaccattacaagccAATTCCATAAAAATTAAGTCAAAGCACATTCAACTCCCCAATCTGCAACTAGGGTTCGTTTTactcatttatgatcatccatctgatgtgtggttgtgatcGAGTACTCCTAATttgcaacctagttgtgatgttcaacttagattaccaaataagaatccattaagacaagaaaacttcaaagaaccaaagaaatcacatcgcaggatgtatgcatagcagtttcttcattcattcacatgtctcccaagattaagcatgatgtgtactagaaccttgatcaaataataTGTAAGATACCCTAacgatgatcaaacattaagataaacaaacaagttgaactataaaatcagtgaatgaaacaagaaaacagAATGATGACTcgaatactttaacttaataacatagaatagttttgcaaggctacatcgaaatccCCAGCTATAAACTTAATTACACAAAGACACCATACTCAAATGCCAAAGATAGAATTCACCTCAACTCTAGTCCTCACAAAtatcactcaaattttcacttaGATCATAAGGTGTAGTCTCTCCACAAATACAGGTGAATGAAATTATGTAAAAGAGATTcaaaaattctcacatatgaaatatgaaataaaagcatgattttttaacagatctcatgaaatgaattagaTAGCACACGTACTTACCAGCACCTATGAATACATCCCCAAAGATTCACAAggttgtaatgtaaggcttaggcTATGGGCTATGAAAGAAAGGATAggaaatactagagcttgggaCATACCAAAGTGACTTTGTTATCTATATGTGTCTTCATCACTTtagtattccccaaactataaggtatgacTGTAATGGGTTAAGATGGGCAGAGtttggtgtgggtgatgaaagaactAGGCTAAAAGTGTTTGGCTACAACACaggtgaatggagcacacaaagggATGGCAATTAGGCCCTTCAGTGGTTAAaccatgcatagcctaacataaTCTCAATGAGTTCATTCATAGGTGATAATAAACACATGGTATTTACAACATGGGATTATTCTTAGCATTCAATCAAagagaaataatgagatcatttgaaGTGAGtctaaaagaaaaagataggaatAGAAACACTTtgaaccctctcaaagaagcaaataggcTCAAAATAGCTCATTAgagtagtctccactattcttcttctaGAATTTGCGCATGGTACTTTAACCATAATAATTCCAAGAGTAACAActttgtaaaagaaaataagatacAAAACTTTTTCTTGACAACACTATAGTTTTGTTTGTaacatagccctcatatacattcacattagtaagtaaaagcaaacttaaccaaaactaaaaaacaaatgaaaattttcaatcccacacccccaaacctaaactaaacattgtccttgATGCTTAAAAATGAATGGAGTACATGCAGTGCAAATAGGCAGAGTGTGTGGAATGgagataaaataaaactaaaagacataaataaaaggaaacaacacaaacccagctaggttgcctcctagcgaGCACTTTATTTAACGTCTAGGCAAGATGCAATGGGTATGATGGATGCACCTAGGGTGGCAGGAAGTCAAGGTACCTTCGAACTTTGGTCAGAAAAAATGGTTTCTTTCTAGGGACTTTGAATATGGGAATTTCTACAAGGACTTGATTGTGATGGCGTTTTTGTCTCTCCTTGTGAATAAAATGCAAGACCATATCCTCTTCCTTTGTTTGAGATGACAGAAAGGTCTCGTTATCGAACTTCAATTCTTTTCCCTCTTGAAATGGTAGCAAATCATCTTCCAAAGACTCCAAATATGGCACATGAAAAGATGTAAAACAACATGGAGAATCTGATACAGATTTTGAAAAACAATCAATTGAATTAGAAGATAAAGGAAGAGCTTCAAACACTATGTCCGGCAGAGTTTCACCAAGCACATCTATGGGTGGCCCATCATGTTGTTGTTTGACAAATCTCCCTGGAAAAGGAATTGGTGGAACATGTGGCTTGGGAGAAATGTAAGgttcttcattttcataaaGCTCAGGAACCTCACTATGAAAATATGCACATCAAGCTTCCTTTGGTTGTTCCTTCTCCTCTTGATCATCACCACCAGATTGATGTTCATTTAACGCTTGgacaatctgccccaattgaaTTTCCAACTTGGAAAGTGCAGTGGAGTGTTCTTGAATCATGCTACTTGTTGATTGTTGAAATTGGAAAGTGCTTCGAGCAAGTAGCTTCAAAGTGTCCTCCAAAGTAGTGTCAAAAGATTCCTGCTGTAATGGAGGTGCAAATGCTTAATTTGGAGCATCTATGTTGTTCCAAGAGCCATGATCAGAGTTCCTCCAGGGCTATATGTGTTTGACAATGGTTGCAGTGGCTCTTGGTTAGAGAAACACATGATGTGTGAGTGTTCTCGAACAAATATAGGAAACTCATCTCTCTTTGGGCAGAATTGAAGAGGATGACTAGTTTTAGCACATAACGGACATTCACCATACATCTCTTTATACCACCTGAAATCAAACAACATaaattgtaaattaaaaatctaaactaagaaaagaaaaaaaaaaaagggtttataAAGCAAGCAATTATAGGGGagtgaaatcagtccccggcaataGCGCCAAAATTTTTTTGTGTTCCTTTgaagtgcaaatataaggatagtataatggcacaagtaagggtgtcgaaccatATGAACTGATTAGacctctacaaattactagctttatgtgaaccctaactaaacaatgaaactaacaaattgagtttgaattttgatttgagaagtaaagtaacttaaaatgcaagagaatgtaaatatgaataatagaatgatgcataaacgatggGAATGGAACTAGGGATACCGATTTCACCGTTACAAGCCAATTCCATAAAAATTAAGTCAATACACATTCAACTCCCAAATCTGCAACTAGGGTTTGTTTTactcatttatgatcatccatttgatgtgtaattgtgatcaagtactcctaatctgcaacgtagttgtgatgttcaacttagattaccaaataagaatccattaagaacaagaaaacttcaaagaaccaaagaaatcacatctcaggatgtatgcatagcagtttcttcattcgttcacatgtctaccaagattaagcatgatgtgtactagaaccttgatcaaataatttgTAAGATACCCtgatggtgatcaaacattaaaataaacaaacaaattgaactataaaatcagtgaacgaaaaaagaaaacagattaaTGAATcgaatactttaacttaataacatagaatagatttgcaaggctacatcaaaATCCCtagctatgaacttaattacacaacatgattacagaatatataaatatcaagaacaacatgagtgaaattaaattcatagaagaaacccccttgaaaaaattctgatgttgaacttctccaagaacaacACGGCTGCGTGGTTTCTTCGGTGGTAGCAGATGGTGAAGGAcaatagggttttgtttctgaaagaaaggccaaagaagcagaagagagagagagagctctggGTGACCCCAATGGGGGCTTGTATAAAAGTGATCTGAAGCCCTAGTATTTATATGCTAAATGGGGCTGCAAGATATTCCAAAGTTATCCCAGCAGCTAAGCCTTTATTTTGCACGTTTTTGCCTTATTTGACACCTCTAAATCAGGCTAGATATCCCAATTCCTTTCCCATTATGTTCCTGGTCTTCTAACAAGCCAGATTCatcttggattctttatttgggcttcaaaacaggCCACTAAACTTATTTCCACGTTTGAATAAGGGTCAACCCCAAAAATGGcatgttttcacttcttttgcatttaaattgatcctaaagtacatgtaactgcacactaacacaaaataaggtaaaatgcaaccagtttaactcaaaaacatcacaaagggACTAGAGAATTAGACTGGTCTAGACGgtttttctaatttaattaaatttataataatatataaataaatgtttacttgtacttagaaaaaaaaaatacataactgTATTGGAAAACATAAAATGCTACCTTGCTTAGACCTTCTTAGAATCACCCAGCCCCCGTCTAGACCTTATTAGACCTACCTAACTTGTTTATGTCCACCTAGGTGGGCATATAGGCGGCATTGGCGCTTAGGCAAGTTGGTGAcgtcattttatatttttaaatgcCTATAGATTAATCACGACGGTGGCCAACTACTTAGCTTCTAAGGAGGTCCTTTTAGAACACGGGCTTAGACACACAAAAGTTAACTCTCTAATTGTGGAGTCCTATTATTGTACAAGGGACTCAGTTTAGAAAGTATCAATTTTGTGTGTTCAAATAGTATTAAATTAAGCCCTATCCTATCATGCGGTCCTAAATCAACATCTCTCCTTTTGTGGTTGTGCAttcctttctttatttttgtctcttaattttgttttgattcattctATTTTATGCTACGTGGAAATCACTTTCTCAAATAAAGGAAGGGAGGAGCGTTTCTTGATAGGTATTTTCACCAcctacaaaagtagggataaaaatacacaaaatacttgcaagagcacaaggtagttgtagtataaacggctcaagtaaggtcgtttccgcggggattgaatgaataatttatgtaaaataattcttagctaattatttgaaaacaaagattggaaaaagttgattttatgacctagaatattaaaaacgaattttaaattaaaacaaataaataacttgacaaagtaaagaaaacaaaaggaaatagttttgaaaaccaaGTTGAAAAAGCCTAGGGTTCTGCTGTCCCCTTAACAATCATATGTagatttaccaattacttatgaattacgcatgcaactttgaaggttaggtctTCCTAATGTATATTCTACTCGTGGTATTCAAgctagaacgtatatcaaacatgtaATATGTTCgtggtattcagatcaaatataaacatgcatgactcattatgctttgtgaaaactctttgaaaaaccatgcaacccctaagacgtgTTATTCATcctaggtgaaattacaactatcaaccacaagaagcaatactcaatcccCTGGTGGTATTCCGACCGAATTACATttgattacttatctaaacatcataatggtagctaagcattaagatatagagatagtttaaagcacagtgattaataattcaaagcatgcatacataatatcataagcaattaaataaaaactacatattcatgctaaggctcaaggcatcgCCCTAGCAAATGAAAATTAGCTACTAGCAACCaccaaacaaaaggaatttattgaaatagaaaaaggatagaaaacaccttcaaAATACAAAGTATCAAAGCCTAACTAAATTCTCCATGTACGTTTCCCCCAATGTTGCGTAgagaaccctaatggctaacaagccttatttatactactagaaaataaaaccctaccttgAAAAgctcttagaataaaactaggaaacataattaaataacatagaaaataaaaggtttcctatttgaactagaattcggagttctcagaaaatcacacttttgaccgaccaaatcaactccgacaAAATGTCTCTTCTGAAAGCTgaagacgtcccctacaaatcctcagcAGGATTCTTTCTCAAAATATGTCATCTTGACTTTTATACCCAAAACGTAAGAAACGTCAATCTGGGAAAGCAGCATGCTGGGCCTTCATTTCTTTGCTACGGTCAAAcgacttggtagaaaaatctggaattttgatacaaacatctagacatcctccaattggaatcattccaaaattcatctgtttgaatactttttgctccagaggaagtcgaatgtcctacattgaaaatgtataacaaagtatcaaaattctaccaaaataaccaataaattaatagtaagattagggtaaaatatatggtataatatggactcatcaatGCACTTGTTGGTTTGCACTAACGAGTAACAACTAAGAAAAGAAGCGATTCTTGACTATGGGCAATATGTCGGGGGTCTCCGATCTGATTCTAATCTCCTATTATGGATGGCAATGGTACCGTCCTGCCGACGGCAAACCCTTTCCACAATCTGTTGTCCAGATTATTGAAAACGAACAATAAATAAAAGGTGAACTTATAGCTCTAGTGGTAAAAGTATTTATCCTCGCATCCAATGCTAGTGAAACGAAACCCCATAAAATAGCAAAATTTTTATGTCAATTTCGAAGTGTGGTTACTCATGATTGATGAACAAACATTGAAGGCATGGGTTAATATAGCACGAAGCATGTATGATATTTATATGATTGTTGTCATGGCATCACCAACTTAGTATTGACAATGAAATGATTATATATTCTTAGAAACTAATTACCAATCTTTTTCTGTTGTATTAATCTAATTGATTATACATATACGTAATTGATGGTAATTTGTCCCATTATAAACATAAATATCAAAACTCAGGGAACACTTTGCGTTGCAAAATGAATTGTGGCCCACCATATTTCAAGTTTCATCTAATAGTAAAAGGATGAGCattgcaaaatcaaaatctctaaaTATGAATCATCACATGCACGAAAGCATTTGAGTTTATCTACTAcgtgcttttttttttagttattgcACATTTTCAAAGACTTTAGTGTTAGAGATTGAAGGAATCAAATTCAAAACTCCAAGTGCAAGAGTGAATgttctttgaagttttgaaCCTCTTTTCACCACAAAGGAGTGAAAGTGGGAGGTGGAATTTTCCAagttacccaaaaaataaaataaaaacagaaaaagaaaaaagtgattGTGCTTTAGCTCAAGAGatgataattaaaaataagaaagcaaaaataaaagcCAAGTTTCATGGGAGGAGAGCCAGGTCATAGGAATTCGATATTgcattgttttggttttgtctaaaagatttacataatcaaagagtttgtgtgtgtgtacgtGACGGCGACGGACAAAAGTCATCCCAAGATGACTTGGTAACGAAGAAACAAGTTCCATTTGGAACATTGgtgtataaatataaatataatatttgcCTCCTTAATGTAatgaaatattaattatttCGTATGAAAGAAAGGGCTCTCGAATTTCTACTCTACTGGGAAACTGATTGGGTAAAACTGCAAATGCAATTGTCTGGTACCTGAGACAAGGACGATTAGGTTAACTAATTACTTGTTCACTGAATCAATGCATCTTTTACTTAGTTTATtggtttattaaattaattggaCGGTGTAAACTTGATGCTTGGAGAGCCTTGTTATCTGCAACCATAATAAACACCTTCTATATACATTATACCTATTAATTTCTTATAAAGagtattgaaaaaaattgagattttaCTACAAAACTAATATGACAATATGAAGAGTAACCCAACATCgttaaaattaaccaaaaaaaaaaaaaattggacgaGTGACTCGAAAAATAATTGGCCAGCAGCAACAAGTTGTCAATGACCACAGTTTGGATCCAAATATGGATGACAGGAAAAATGTTGCAAGTATGAAAGTACTTTAACTTTGGGAAAGAAAACCAAACTTGGATCAAAGTAGCAAGGAAACTCTGATGGTCAGACAGAGACTTTGACATCCAAaaggttgtgtttgtgtgtgtctCACATCTGTAAACAATAACGTACGTTATTTAGAGAAGCAAAATCAACACATTTCTCTAATAAAGATATGCCATATCATTATATGTGGAACCCTCATGTATTACAGAATTTGTCAGCAAATGTGTCTATATAGCATTACGTTATTGATAAATTATGGATAAGTGATTGCAGGGAGTCTCATTAATGACTAATTCTTTTGGAGGATAACGCGAAGGTGGCGAACACTTCACTTGGATTCTAACACCTCATGTTATGAGTGTTTTCCTGGTCCTATCCttacagacacacacacacacacacacacacacacacacacacacacacacacacacacatgtatataAGCTTTTCCATATGTACAACCCTTTACCAAAGAATGACTTTTATGAGCAGCAAGGAATAACCATCAGTTTAAGTTATGCATCAAGCTGCAAAATATGCTCACTATTCATTACATTACTACTACCTAGTGAGTGATAAATTGTGACTGGTACTTGtggaaaaacatatatatatatatatatatatatatatatagagagagagagagagagagagagagagagagagagagagagagatctagaATCTAGAGATGAAACCTCCTCTCAACAACACGAAGCCAAATTATTTGTTGTGGTCGTCTTCCTATTAAGTTTTGATTCTAGCTTTTGTGGTGCCATTTTTTGTAATATCCGTGCCGGTATCCAGTTTGGGCGTCACGAGTTTGCTCTCGTGGTCACGGAGATTTGGTAACGTATTGGAGACTGAAgactattcttcttcttcttcatcactaGCTTTCTCTGCAACTGCAACACCACCAAGGCCGCCTCCTCAAGTTCTTGAAGCTGCTGCACAGGCTCATAACAtcacttcttcctcaaaaccaaatgaaaaagtTGTCCCTCATCAAAATAATGTAAGATTTCTTTGTACTTTGTCTTTCATTTATTACAAGTGATATTACTACTCTAAGCTAGActaggaagagagagaggttcTGAACTCTAAACCAGGGATGCAGTGGGTTGAAGAGAAAGCTCTCCGCCACCATTGGCAATAAATGTATTTATTCAAGCTAACAAGAATCTCCTGTTTATCTAACGGCACTAGTTGTATGTACCGTAGGGAGAAAAACAAGGGATGGTGTGGATCAATGGTACAGAATCTGATGAAACCAATGGGACGTCCGCTATAATAACTAGTACACCAATAAAGAGATATAGCAGGTTGGAGAAACTTGAAGCAAATTTGGCCGGAGTTCGGGCTTCCATAAGAAAAGCTGCTCGAGTTCGAAATCTAACTTCTACCCATGAAGATCCAGACTATGTTCCTCATGGACCAATTTACAGGAATGCAAATGCTTTTCACAGGTACGTATAATCTTAACGATTATACCATatataatctctctctctctctctctctctgtaataGTATTAGTACTAATATATAGgcaaaatttccacaaatactCCATGGACTATAATGGGTACCCGCATATACCATCCGAACTAAAAGTCTTGACAATATATCAGTTAAACTTGTATTTTAGAGTGAATTAATGTACCACTTCCATTATTTTTaggtaaaaaaatttagttcaaaCTTTCATGTGCAACACATGCGAGCCTttttttcaggctatttttttcacttaaaaGACTCAGATGATTTAAGATAAAAATGTAGTTGATTAAAGTTCGTGGGTGGGACATATTATGCTTCCTTGAAGACAAGTTGTGATTAATGAAATTCTCACACAAGTTGTCTAGGGGTCTGGAAGTGGTGCATGAAAAAGTGCTCATACACACACATGATTGATGATATTTCTGACGGATATGGACAGAGGCGGTATATTCACATTAAATGTGGACTTTGTATGGTAAATAGACAAGACTTTTCATTTCGGTAACATTTAGAAGTTCATGTGGTGTTTGTGCAAATTTGTGATCCGCAAGATGATCACTGATTAAATATGGTACAATTTATTATCATCGAGCTATATCTATATTACTGCAGGAGTTACTTGGAGATGGAAAAACATTTCAAGATAATTTGTATACGGAGGAGAGCCACCAATATTTCACAACGGTCCATGCAAAAGCATATATTCGACAGAAGGGAGATTTATCCATGAAATGGAAATGGAGAATGTTTACAGAACAAGAGATCCAGATGAGGCCTTCGtttattttcttccctttaGCGTGGTTATGTTGGTGCGGTACCTGTACGTGGCCGACTCCCATGACACTCAGCCCATCGGACGAGCTGTCATCGACTATGTCAACGTCATTTCTGATAAGCATCCCTTTTGGAATCGAAGCCTTGGTGCTGATCACTTTATGCTTTCTTGTCACGATTGGGTAACAACGAATCTTATATGTTCCTCCCAaccttttccctcttttttctttctttttctttcccgttttatttgtttctatattttttttataaaatatagtCCAATATATACGGTTAGTGATCACTTGATTAATTTACTGTTAATTATTTGCGCATTCCTTGACAGTTCAAATTTTTGTGTATTGTAGTTGTAAACATGATATTGGGTTTAGGTTACACGAGATCTTGGAACATCCAATCTTTCatcttctgttttttttatgtCTACGTGTCCGACTCTTCATCTACTGATGGGATTGCATATGAAGGCAGGTGTTCACTTGATATATATTGTTGGTCTTATTCTCTGGCTTACAAATAGAATAGTGGTACCAAACTAATTTGTTATGAATTGATTTTGTCTATGTACATATGCAGGGGCCGAGCACATCTGCTTATGTTCCTAATTTATACCACAACTCCATAAGAGTGTTATGCAACGCAAACACATCCGAAGGATTCAACCCTTCAAAAGATGTCTCAT
This genomic stretch from Pyrus communis chromosome 2, drPyrComm1.1, whole genome shotgun sequence harbors:
- the LOC137725639 gene encoding SUN domain-containing protein 4-like; protein product: MQRSRSALLNRRALAISGRSHLYKVSLSFVFVLWGLVFLFSSWFSCGHGYKDGSTVSPVGISTWDEAKLDRDEHYDSVNIQKETDFVYSSGGECTNGIETGGLKGELSATERSKHHVSAEGSPHHASAEGSMFHDSAVGGQPEVVNAGSGAKLENDALKNGRLPRAVPRGLDEFKSKTFSSKSKSGNGQAEGIKHRVEPGGAEYNYASAAKGAKVLAFNKEAKGASNILGKDKDKYLRNPCSAEEKFVDIELSEETLVDSIEIANLEHYSSNLKDFEVLGSLAYPTNEWVFLGNGTAANNKLVQRFVLQQPKWVRYIKLKLLSHYGSEFYCTLSSIELYGVDAVERMLEDLISVEGGSFVTSGAAADQKPVPSHPDSPEGEELCPDMVKELEPQDAAGGSEVNNNMMNSEVPDPVKEVHQQVNRMPGDTVLKILMQKVRSLDFSLSVLERYLEESTSKYGSIFGEFDKDLGEKDIDLKKIREDIRNLVQSQQVIANDVDNLISWQSLVTMQLDNLVRDNAILRSEVEGVREKQASVDNKGVIIFLICIIFSLLALVRLFTEMAVSVCMMASSVDTTTEKSRKFCWTSSSSWIFLLVSCILVLFILSL